The Cytophagales bacterium DNA segment AATCTCATATAATTGAACTCTGCTTTAAATGAGAAATTTTCATTGAACCGGTAATACCCGCCAATGCTAAACTGTGGCCTGAAACGGAAACACTCAAAATTATCACATAGATCTCCGTAGTATGAAGACAGGCCTGTACCTGCAGTTCCTCTTATGAAATTGAGATGGTCGGTTCTTTTTTCAAAGCTTTGAGCATTTGAAATAATGGACGCCAAAGAAAAAGAACAGGCAAATAATACATTTAATAATAAAAAACGCTTCATGATCGTGTTTTGTCGCTGGTAAACTGAACATCGCAAATGTAAAACAAATTAATGTTAAAACAAATTTTTTTTATTATTTGTTCCTGTTAGCCCTACTGATTACGAATTTACGAATTAGTAATTCGGAAAAATTCGTAATTAGTAGGGGTTTAGCTTTTAGCTGTTAGCGGTTAGCTGTTAGCGGTTAATTTCAGTGTAATAATGAAACTGTTGATCATACGTTGCTCTTCATGCAACCCTTCAATCAGTTTATCCGCATCAACCGGGTTTGCTAATTCCAAATCTCTTATGATCAACAACTGCGTTTCCAACTCAAAAGCAGAACCCAGTGCAACTTCCGCAAACCTTTTCTTATCCTTATCACTTGTACGGCTGCTTCCTTCTGCAATGTTTGAGGGAATGGATACGGCCGCACGGGTTATTTGGGAGACTAACCCGAATCTTTCCTCAGCCGGTAACTGTTTAGATAACGAATAAGTTTTCTTGACAATTTCCATTCCTCGTTCCCAAATTTTCAATCTTCTAAAGTTCTTCATTTTGATTTTATGTTATCAAATCTATTGCTAACAGCTAACAGCTAAAAGCTAATCCAGTAGGAATTACGGTTTTTCCCAGCTTTTTTCACCAACCAATGGCACGAAACTGAATATTCCGGCTTCTTCTGTTTCAATTTCCCCATTTATCATTTTTTTGATTTTTAACATTTTTTGCTGATTTTTATTTCCTACGGGAATTACCATAATTCCACCGGTTTTTAATTGTTCGATCAATGGTTCAGGGATTGACGATGCACCTGCTGTAACAAGTATTTTTTCAAATGGTGCATACGTAGGTAGTCCCAGTGAACCATCGCCCAGAAACAAATTTACTTTATAATTTAATTTATTCAATAGTATGTTTGCACTTTTATGTAATTTTCTGTTGCATTCGATAGAATATACCCTTGCGCCCAATTCAACCAATATACAGGTTTGATAGCCCGATCCGGTGCCTATTTCTAAAATTTTATCCCTCTTTTTTACTTCTAATAGTTCTGTTTGTATGGCCACGGTGTATGGCTGTGATATTGTTTGGCCTTCACCGATGGGAAATGCATTATCTTTGTATGCTTTTTCTTCAAATGCTTTTTCAAAAAAGAGATGCCT contains these protein-coding regions:
- a CDS encoding protein-L-isoaspartate(D-aspartate) O-methyltransferase, whose protein sequence is MKLIDTYKHKGLRKSLCNTLRKKDIKDDGVLRAMEIVPRHLFFEKAFEEKAYKDNAFPIGEGQTISQPYTVAIQTELLEVKKRDKILEIGTGSGYQTCILVELGARVYSIECNRKLHKSANILLNKLNYKVNLFLGDGSLGLPTYAPFEKILVTAGASSIPEPLIEQLKTGGIMVIPVGNKNQQKMLKIKKMINGEIETEEAGIFSFVPLVGEKSWEKP
- a CDS encoding four helix bundle protein, with the protein product MKNFRRLKIWERGMEIVKKTYSLSKQLPAEERFGLVSQITRAAVSIPSNIAEGSSRTSDKDKKRFAEVALGSAFELETQLLIIRDLELANPVDADKLIEGLHEEQRMINSFIITLKLTANS